In Cryptomeria japonica chromosome 1, Sugi_1.0, whole genome shotgun sequence, the sequence ACTTTCACATtcagtgaaaaaaaaaaattcttaatgaCAACAATGAGAAGATACTAAGAAGACAAGCAATAGATTGAAAACATCGAAAACATTATCTACTTAAATTTTGTAAAGATGGTCAGAAGTAGCAGAAGTGGATCCACCCTTCAGATTTATCCATCAAATTCtctccaaaaggaagaacatataGGCTTGATTGCAAAAACCGAggaacaattaaaaaaataaataaaggcaATTTTAAAGATATATCTCTCTAATGACACTCAATGACCCAAAGATGCTCTCTGTCTTCATCAAAACATTTGCAACAGCATTAAAAGAAGAAAAATAGTAAATAATAATTGTTGTCAAATGGATTGaccttaagtggtaaatcatgGGGACAATAATAACCCTAAAAGCAATATTAAATTTACAACCACATCCAAATCTAGGTATGGCATGCCCCAACTGACAAGGCCAGGTATAATGAGTTGATAACACCTCTACAGTATATTCATTAACCCTAAAAATAGATAAATTATCTACAGAAGCGAGATCCCTAAACATCTAAATTGAGAAAGAAGTGCTCCATCAATCCAAAAAATACATTGTCATTAGCCAATGAACCCTTCTCCATATGTTCTCAAGCCCTACATCAGTGTACATAGTACATTGCCAATGAAACCTTTTGCATATGCTCTTaaacatataatttttaaaaatattaaaataacccTCCATCAATCTAAAACATGCATTGCCTATGCATACCTCTGCAAAACGCTGAAGaggtataaatatattataatcacGCTCTCAActataaaagaaaatcataaaagaCTAATTCCTAACATAATAAAAACGGGGTTTCAGAAGAGACTTAACATTCTATACACCTTTAAAGAAGATGTTATACAAAACCTCGTCCAAATGCTCGCAACTCTCATTGAACAGCTTAATCCTCGTCTCTAACGTCTTTTCAAAGTATGCTTTGATTGTGTATAAATGTTCACTCTGTTTTTGAGCGCTTATTTTTGTTTGAACTAATTCTTTTCGATATGCTTCGACCTGCTGTACTGAAATTCTACGCCCTTTGTAATATCCCCCATTCTCTGCTATTGCTTTCATGATTTCTTGTACCTTTTCCATAGAGTCTGCAGTAGTTTTAAGCCCTCTTTCAATATTCCTTTCA encodes:
- the LOC131044932 gene encoding uncharacterized protein LOC131044932 isoform X3, which codes for MVQIRRLRELYWPVKRFLRAGFYVERNILLLKKASIQISESERNIERGLKTTADSMEKVQEIMKAIAENGGYYKGRRISVQQVEAYRKELVQTKISAQKQSEHLYTIKAYFEKTLETRIKLFNESCEHLDEVLYNIFFKGLENIWRRVHWLMTMYFLD
- the LOC131044932 gene encoding uncharacterized protein LOC131044932 isoform X4, whose protein sequence is MVQIRRLRELYWPVKRFLRAGFYVERNILLLKKASIQISESERNIERGLKTTADSMEKVQEIMKAIAENGGYYKGRRISVQQVEAYRKELVQTKISAQKQSEHLYTIKAYFEKTLETRIKLFNESCEHLDEVLYNIFFKAFCRGMHRQCMF
- the LOC131044932 gene encoding uncharacterized protein LOC131044932 isoform X2, with the translated sequence MVQIRRLRELYWPVKRFLRAGFYVERNILLLKKASIQISESERNIERGLKTTADSMEKVQEIMKAIAENGGYYKGRRISVQQVEAYRKELVQTKISAQKQSEHLYTIKAYFEKTLETRIKLFNESCEHLDEVLYNIFFKGRFLAHGIWHRALEIFVFFR
- the LOC131044932 gene encoding uncharacterized protein LOC131044932 isoform X1; this translates as MVQIRRLRELYWPVKRFLRAGFYVERNILLLKKASIQISESERNIERGLKTTADSMEKVQEIMKAIAENGGYYKGRRISVQQVEAYRKELVQTKISAQKQSEHLYTIKAYFEKTLETRIKLFNESCEHLDEVLYNIFFKGFWLMGFGTGLWKFLSSSVDSRCGVYI